TTTAGATCCGGAGGTATCCATCACCAGTGGAACCCACAGACAGTCGGGGCACTACAACGAGCTGTACGTAACGGTGATTACGAGACATACAAGGAATTTGCAAGCGACATCAATGAGCAGGAAGATACGTTGCAGACATTACGAGGGCTACTGGAGTTCAACACCGATGAGCGTGAGTCAGTACCAGTCGAAGAAGTAGAACCTGTTGAAGACATTGTTACGCGATTCTCGACCGCTGCGATGTCACTTGGGTCAATTTCCCCGGAAGCACATGAAAATAATTCAATTGCGATGAACCGAATTGGGGGAAAATCTAACACCGGCGAGGGCGGTGAGCAGCAAGAACGGTTTGGAACAGAAAAAGAATGTAATGTGAAGCAAGTAGCTTCCGGACGGTTTGGTGTTACTGCAAAATACCTTTCCTCCGCTGAGGAACTTCAGATTAAAATGGCTCAAGGATCCAAGCCAGGAGAGGGTGGACACCTGCCCGGAGAAAAGGTCAATCAAATGATCGCAGAGGTGCGACATTCGACGGAAGGAGTGTCCCTGATTTCACCACCACCATTGCATGATATTTACTCGATTGAGGATCTGAAACAGCTAATTCATGACCTCAAAGCAGCGAATCCAGATGCAGACATCAACGTAAAGTTGGTTTCTGAAGATGGGATTGGAACGATTGCCGCTGGAGTTGCAAAAGCAAATGCGGATGTCGTGCATATCTCTGGCCACTCAGGCGGGACTGGGGCCAGTCCGCGAACGTCAATAAAGAATGCAGGACTACCTTGGGAGCTTGGACTTGCTGAGGCCCAACAGATGTTAGTCGAGACAGAATTACGCGACCGAATCAAAGTCGCTGTTGATGGGGGATTAAAGACAGGACGAGATGTTGCGATTGCAGCTCTGCTGGGAGCAGAAGAATACGTTTTCGGAACTGCCTCACTCGTCACGTCCGGATGTGTTATGGCACGACAGTGTCATGAAAACACATGTCCGACGGGAGTCGCAACGCAGCGGGAAGACTTACGGCGGCGGTTCCCGGGCGAGCCAGATAATGTCATTAACTACATGACATTCATTGCGGAGGAACTCCGGGAAATCATGGCGGATTTGGGCTTCAGATCAGTAGACGAAATGATCGGTAAGGTTGATTTACTTGCCCAGCGGGATAATATCGACCATCCGAAAGCAGAGAATGTCGATTTATCAGCAGTGCTTGCAGAGCCAAATGGTTCTCAACGAAGAAAGATTCGTGAACAGTCTCATGAAATCGATGGTCAATTAGACTACGAATTAATTGAGCAAGCAACGCCAGCAATTGAAGAGCAGACACCAGTCTCAATTGAAGCACAAGTAACAAATCAAAACCGAACTATTGGTGCCACACTCTCAAACAAAATTACAAACGAGCATGGGGCAGAAGGGCTACAGGAAGATGCTATCTCAATTTCAACAGAAGGAACAGCTGGGCAAAGTTTTGGGGCATTTCTGACCTCAGGCGTCGCAATTCATCATACTGGCTCAGCAAATGATTATGTCGGTAAGGGACTTTCCGGCGGTAAAATATCAGTGACAACGCCTCCAGAGACTCCGTATGATCCAGCAGAGAATACTGCAATTGGTAATGTCGCACTGTATGGAGCAACAAGCGGGGAGATGTACATCAACGGACGAGCTGGTGAACGATTTGCCGTCAGAAATTCAGGGACAAAAGCAGTTGTAGAAGGCGTCGGAGACCACGGCTGTGAATACATGACTGGTGGAGTCGTTGCCATTCTGGGAGATACTGGACGAAATTTTGCTGCGGGAATGTCTGGTGGAATTGCGTATGTACATGACCCAGAGAAGACGTTTAAACAGAAAGTGAATAGAGAGATGGTGACAGTTAAAACAGAGTTGTCTGAACGGGATCAACGGATGCTACATCGACTAGTTGAGAACCACGCAGGATACACTGGCAGTGAAAAAGCTGAGACGATACTCAACAACTGGGAGTCAGCAATTGAAGACTTTGTTGTGGTTATCCCAGAAGCATACCAGCGTGTGCTAGCTGAGCGCGATGTGACAGATGTTCGAGAACAGCTACCAAGCAGTGTTTCCACATCAAACAACTCTAGTCCAGCACCAGCAGATGACTAACTGAGTCCATTGTCTTTCCCCCTCGCAACTGCTGTAATTTCGCTGAAGAAGTCATTATTTTCAACAATCCATTTCAGGCAAGACTAGATATTATCTAACAACTGTTACAGGAACAGGAGCCCGGCGAGTAACACCTTCAGCGACACTGCCAAGCAAGATACGAGAAATCCCTGATCGGCCATGACTGCCAAGAACAATCTGGTCAATATCATTTTCTTCAGCATATGAAACGATTTCCCGGGCAGGAGATCCGATCACAGTATCGGTTTCAAGAAGTTCATCGGGGACAATTTCGCTTGCACGGGCAAACAGACTGTTTGCCCGTTGCTTGCCGGCATCCAGAAATTGATCGTATGAGGTGTAAGCCTCGCCGGTTCGAAGCCCAACAGCTGGGTCAATAACGTGAATTACAACGACAGCATCGGGATCGTAGTCAACGGCATGCTGAAGTGCTTGTTCTGCTGGGTCAGAACCGTCAATAGGGACCAAGACACGCATGTCTACATATAGTTTGTTTGAAGTATGT
This portion of the Salinarchaeum sp. IM2453 genome encodes:
- a CDS encoding universal stress protein gives rise to the protein MRVLVPIDGSDPAEQALQHAVDYDPDAVVVIHVIDPAVGLRTGEAYTSYDQFLDAGKQRANSLFARASEIVPDELLETDTVIGSPAREIVSYAEENDIDQIVLGSHGRSGISRILLGSVAEGVTRRAPVPVTVVR